AGGATCTTGTGGCGAAAGGGTTCTCAGTCCTTTTGGGGTGAGCAACTCCTTTTCGACCACCTTCAACAACGAAGCTTTCTGATCATCGCTTATGGGGCTGTAAGGTAATGCCGCTGCAAAGATCTGGTTCGGTCTTACATCCTTGTTCTGGATGTTGTTGTGCACGTAATCGGCAAGATAACCTTGCTCTGGTATCCAAAACGATTCGGTAAAGTTTGTTTTTACTAAGTTGGGGATTGCTTCCCACGCCTTCACAAATTTTGAGTCGTTGAATTCTTTGGCTAGGCTAAGGGTGAAACAAACGGCATTATACCAAAGTGCATTAATCTCAACTGGATAACCCTCCCTTGCCGTGACGGGCTTTCCTCCCACGGCAGCATCCATCCACGTTAATGCAACTCCCTGGTCTCCTGCATATACTAGTCCGTTGTCGTGCATCTTAATGTTGTATGGAAGATGCCCACTTTGGTAGGCAGCGAGTATTGCTTTCATCTTTTTTCCGTAATCGGTCCAAGTCTGCTTGCGATCGCCAGTTTTCTCGGTAAATTGCTGAATGGTCCAGAAGAACCACAGGGGAGCATCCACCGAGTTAAATGCGGTGGTAGTGCTATGCCCAACATTTGGGAATAGGCCGTCCTTCATTTCTGCACTCAGCGTGTCGATTACTGCCTTGCATGTTTTGAGGTCGTTTTGGGAAAGGGTAATTCCCGGAAGTGAGATGAATGTATCGCGACCCCAGCGGCCAAACCAAGGGTAGCCGGCAACCATCTCGGTCTTTTTGTCCTTCCTTACAATAAATTGGTTTCCCGAGTTGATGAGGCATGTTTCAAAGGAATCTTTTTCTGGTCTGCGCTTAATCTCGGCGTTGAATTTTGTGCTCAGGCTGTTGGGTGCCTCCTCTTTCGTTGACACCGAAAGAATTATGCTTTCGCCCTTTTTTATGCCGATTTCAAAATAACCGGGAACGAGTAAGTCTTCCTGGTATTCGTATCCACGGCGCTGCTCTTCGAGGTATTCAATGTTGTGATACCAATCGGGTGCCGCCACAAATTCTGTTTTATGATTTAGCTGCATGTGCAGCGAAGGAAAACCAGGATAAAGCTTTGACTTAACCCCATTGACAATTGGCTTTAAGTGGGTGTCTGCATTCATGTTGGCCTTTGAAAGGCTATGGGCGTTGCGAAACGCGAGGAAAGGTTTTATGCGTAGCCGTGTTGGCGAGTGGGCGTCGAGTAAGGTGTAGCGAATCATCAGCTGCTCTTCGTTATGCACAAATACAATTTCCTTGAGGAGCACAACGCCTCCCACACGGTATGTTAGCTTAGCAGTTGGTTCGTATTCAAAATCTACAATATACTTGTGGCCGCGTGGCTCGTAATTACCTGGGTATCGGTGAATTCCTAAATTGAACGACTGCCCGCGTTGGATGATCGATTCGTCGACGCTCGAAAGCAATACATGGTTCTCAAAATCGAATTCCTTAAGCGGAAGCACCATCAGTCCATGGTACTTTCGTGTGTTGCACATGATGATAGTGGTACTAAAGTAACCACCTGCCCGGTTGGTGCTTAGAATCTCCCTTTGGAGAGAATACTCAAGATTAACCAGCTCATCCTTATTGAAAGTTAGGTGTCCCATGTTTCTTTAATTTACTGGCCCTTTACCAAATTGGGAAAGGACAATGTTATGGCTCAAATGGCGAACTTTATTAAAGCAAGTAAGTTATGAAATTTTAGCCAGATTATCTATGTTGGGATCATTATATTTGTGTTATTTTTTGCTGCATCGTTTGCGTAACTTCGATAAAAGTGACTTTGGCTTGGCTACTTTAAAAAAGTGGTGATGGGCTGCCACTTTTGCATTTTTTTACGGGTTATTAAATTTATCATGAGCTTCATGCGCTCTTGTGGCGAACTAAGGTTTTCGCATTATTGTCGGTTCGTCATGGTCAAATGACCGTTCGTGTAATAGTATGCATATATTTGCTTGGAATTTGTTTAAATTGTTTTCGTTTTACTGATAAATAATAACAATGAGCTAAATGAGCAGCAAACAGAGGTCGATCGAAGAACTTGAGGGTGAATTGGAATTGATGAGGCTGGAATGTTCTGCCTTAAGAGCGAAATCTGAGGCGCGTGATTCTACCTTTATTGAAATGGAGAATCACCTCAAGAGGCACCTCGAGATTCTCGTGAAGTTGAATGCTTTCTCTGTTGGGCTCGCTAATTTACCTTATCAATATATTTTTCCCTTTGTTGTCGAAAATATTCTTGACATGTTTGGCGTTTCTGCCATTTGGATATCTAGGTTTGATATCGACTCAATGGAATCGGTCATTGAATACTCTAGCTTAACCGAGAAGCAGGAGGAGCAGATTGAGAAATTGCTGGGTCAAAAGATTGTTGGGTTTAAAATGCCTTGGACTCAACCTCAATATCAGAAATTAATATCCGAAGATTATTGGCATTTTACATCGCTTACTGAACTCACTTTTGGCATTGTTCCCCCTCCCATAGGAAAGGTAATAGAGGAGGCTATCGGAATCGAATGGCTAAATGGGATTCCTCTTATTTACCAAGGCAACCTTGTTGGCAAACTTATTATAATTGGCAATTCAAAACAACCGCTTCCTAATAAGGAAGAGATAGTTCTCTTTTCGGGTATTGTTGCAAATGCGCTTGGTAGAAAACAGGCCGAAGAGGCGCTGGATTTGAGTGAGATGCGTTTTAGGGAGATGGCTGAACTGCTTCCATTATCCGTTTGGGAAGTTAATTCTGATGGTTTTTATACTTATGCAAACAGGAGTGGTCTAGATCTGTTAGGCTATGAACAAAGCGATGTAGTTAAGCAAAATGTAAATTGGCTATCGAGTATTGCTCCAGAAGATCAAGCTCGGGCCGCAAAGAATGTTGAGTCGCTTATTGACGGCGTTTCGCTCGAGCCTGCTGAATATACATTAGTAAGAAAGAATGGGTCTCGCTTTCCGGCTTTAATAAATACAAACGTAATTTATCGTGGAAGGCAGTTGGTCGGAATTCGTGGGGTCTCCATCGATATTTCCGAGAGTAAACGAAAGGAGGAGGAACTATCGAGGCTCGAAATACAACTTCAGGGTGTGCTTGATGC
The sequence above is a segment of the Williamwhitmania taraxaci genome. Coding sequences within it:
- a CDS encoding amylo-alpha-1,6-glucosidase is translated as MGHLTFNKDELVNLEYSLQREILSTNRAGGYFSTTIIMCNTRKYHGLMVLPLKEFDFENHVLLSSVDESIIQRGQSFNLGIHRYPGNYEPRGHKYIVDFEYEPTAKLTYRVGGVVLLKEIVFVHNEEQLMIRYTLLDAHSPTRLRIKPFLAFRNAHSLSKANMNADTHLKPIVNGVKSKLYPGFPSLHMQLNHKTEFVAAPDWYHNIEYLEEQRRGYEYQEDLLVPGYFEIGIKKGESIILSVSTKEEAPNSLSTKFNAEIKRRPEKDSFETCLINSGNQFIVRKDKKTEMVAGYPWFGRWGRDTFISLPGITLSQNDLKTCKAVIDTLSAEMKDGLFPNVGHSTTTAFNSVDAPLWFFWTIQQFTEKTGDRKQTWTDYGKKMKAILAAYQSGHLPYNIKMHDNGLVYAGDQGVALTWMDAAVGGKPVTAREGYPVEINALWYNAVCFTLSLAKEFNDSKFVKAWEAIPNLVKTNFTESFWIPEQGYLADYVHNNIQNKDVRPNQIFAAALPYSPISDDQKASLLKVVEKELLTPKGLRTLSPQDPKYIGRYEGNQTDRDSAYHQGSVWPWLLGFFVEANLNLYGKAYLSTAKKLTENFKEDMTTHGLCSIAEVYDGDPPQRPSGAISQAWSVSAILRILSLIAKMENLKPIQ